A DNA window from Hordeum vulgare subsp. vulgare chromosome 1H, MorexV3_pseudomolecules_assembly, whole genome shotgun sequence contains the following coding sequences:
- the LOC123449570 gene encoding 50S ribosomal protein L7/L12-like: protein MASSLLRSGQRLLRHHRGRLPAAFSTAAAEELIDVRKLPTDYDPSTFDPTAPPSRPPPSDRVWRLVDDVSALTLAEAAELSALLLRRLDIPSAPPIAILNSAAGLGGGGAAAAGAAGDKPAAAAEKTVFELRLDSFDAASKIKVIKEIRTFTDLGLKEAKELVEKAPAVIKGGLSKEEAEKIVERMKALGAKVVMD, encoded by the coding sequence atggcctcctccctcctccgctCCGGCCAGCgcctcctccgccaccaccgcggCCGCCTCCCCGCGGCCTTCTCCACGGCGGCCGCCGAGGAGCTCATCGACGTGCGCAAGCTGCCCACCGACTACGACCCCTCCACCTTCGACCCGACCGCGCCGCCGTCCCGCCCGCCGCCCTCCGACCGCGTCTGGCGCCTCGTCGACGACGTCTCCGCCCTCACCCTCGCCGAGGCCGCCGAGCTCTCCGCCCTCCTGCTCCGCCGCCTCGACATCCCCTCCGCGCCGCCCATCGCCATCCTCAACTCCGCCGCGGgtctcggcggcggcggcgcggcggccgctggcgCTGCCGGCGACAAGCCCGCGGCCGCGGCCGAGAAGACGGTCTTCGAGCTGCGGCTGGACTCGTTCGACGCGGCCAGCAAGATCAAGGTGATCAAGGAGATCCGGACGTTCACGGACCTCGGGCTCAAGGAGGCCAAGGAGCTGGTGGAGAAGGCCCCCGCGGTGATCAAGGGAGGGTTGTCCAAGGAGGAAGCCGAGAAGATCGTCGAGCGGATGAAGGCCCTTGGTG